GCTTGTGGCCGACCATATTCTCCGTCACGTAGACCGGAATGAACTTGCGGCCGTTGTGCACTGCAATGGTGTGGCCGACGAAGTCCGGGTGAATTGTGGACCGGCGGGACCAGGTGCGGAGGACCTTCTTGTCGTTGGTCTGGTTCATGACGTTGACCTTGTTCATCAGATGATCGTCAATGAAGGGACCTTTT
This region of Edaphobacter dinghuensis genomic DNA includes:
- the rpsS gene encoding 30S ribosomal protein S19, whose translation is MSRSAKKGPFIDDHLMNKVNVMNQTNDKKVLRTWSRRSTIHPDFVGHTIAVHNGRKFIPVYVTENMVGHKLGEFSATRTFKGHSGRATESSAKPK